One segment of Clostridium ljungdahlii DSM 13528 DNA contains the following:
- a CDS encoding lecithin retinol acyltransferase family protein, producing the protein MRNHFFLKLISIFIIIAVSFLGYKIYTLNNRTTTIYKYSEIQIPLKDKIIWDDTSIKNISVKSKDNETMDTYVFPSVDGKTLFINPPIDGFYDDDKICVTLSPNLHFKNYKMTEEKKLYFQVKSGNDITLSKVHKEPQYGDIIGTEDTFMGYQYTHYGIYVGNNKVIHYCSTTGNSKDAKIKETDMSPYFRKGHYFILNIKGGSQFDSKETVKRADMREGERSYNLLQNNCEHFVIWAKTGYSRSYQIDSLSQEKLAQLKIFTAMGINLQ; encoded by the coding sequence ATGAGAAATCATTTTTTTTTAAAATTAATATCTATATTTATAATAATTGCAGTTAGTTTTTTAGGCTATAAAATTTATACTTTAAATAATAGAACTACAACTATTTATAAATATAGCGAAATTCAAATACCTTTAAAAGATAAAATTATATGGGATGATACTTCTATAAAAAATATTTCTGTAAAAAGTAAAGACAATGAAACTATGGATACCTATGTTTTTCCATCTGTGGATGGCAAAACTCTCTTTATAAATCCACCTATAGATGGTTTTTACGATGATGATAAAATTTGCGTTACCTTATCTCCTAACTTACATTTTAAAAATTATAAAATGACGGAAGAAAAGAAGTTATATTTTCAGGTGAAGAGTGGAAATGATATTACCCTGTCCAAGGTACATAAAGAGCCTCAATATGGAGATATAATAGGCACTGAAGATACCTTTATGGGCTATCAATATACACATTATGGAATATATGTAGGTAATAATAAAGTTATTCATTACTGTAGTACTACGGGTAATTCTAAAGATGCCAAGATAAAGGAAACAGACATGTCCCCTTATTTTAGAAAAGGACATTATTTTATTTTAAACATAAAAGGTGGTTCACAATTTGATTCAAAAGAAACCGTTAAAAGAGCAGATATGCGAGAAGGTGAAAGAAGTTACAATTTATTACAAAATAACTGTGAACATTTTGTAATTTGGGCTAAAACAGGTTATTCAAGATCCTACCAGATAGACAGCCTGTCCCAAGAAAAATTAGCCCAACTAAAAATATTCACAGCCATGGGTATAAACTTACAGTAA
- the moaA gene encoding GTP 3',8-cyclase MoaA — translation MKDSYGRSINYLRISLTDRCNLRCIYCMPKEGIVKRPYGDLLRFEDILKIIKAAATLGINKIRYTGGEPLIMKDIEYLIRETANIKGITDVAITTNGILLCDMADKLKEAGLKRVNISLDTLKADKYKFITRCGNLDAVLKSIDKCLSIGLTPVKINTVLLKGFNDTEIMDFVEFTKNLPVDIRFIELMPIGEGKKLYENDNLSSEVVLKEIQDNFDVISQPTSKSSTVSLYKVRGYKGNIGFISPMSCKFCKDCNRLRLTSIGDLKPCLHSDKVINLKHCLNDEKLLLEELKRGILGKPEEHNMSSKHKSESEKMMYQIGG, via the coding sequence ATGAAAGATAGCTATGGAAGAAGTATAAACTATCTTAGGATTTCACTTACAGATAGGTGCAATTTAAGATGTATCTATTGTATGCCAAAGGAAGGAATAGTAAAAAGACCTTATGGTGATCTGTTAAGATTTGAAGATATATTAAAAATTATTAAAGCAGCAGCAACTCTTGGAATAAATAAAATAAGATATACTGGTGGAGAACCTCTTATAATGAAGGATATAGAGTATTTAATAAGGGAAACTGCTAACATAAAAGGAATTACGGATGTGGCAATTACTACCAACGGCATACTGCTCTGTGATATGGCAGATAAATTAAAAGAAGCAGGATTAAAAAGGGTAAACATAAGTTTAGATACCCTAAAAGCAGATAAGTATAAATTTATAACCAGGTGTGGAAACTTGGACGCAGTATTAAAATCTATTGATAAATGTTTAAGTATAGGATTGACTCCTGTTAAAATAAATACAGTTTTATTAAAGGGTTTTAATGATACTGAAATTATGGATTTTGTAGAGTTTACGAAGAATTTACCAGTAGATATTAGATTTATTGAACTTATGCCTATAGGAGAAGGAAAAAAATTATACGAGAATGATAATCTTTCTTCAGAAGTTGTTTTAAAGGAAATTCAGGATAATTTTGATGTAATTTCCCAGCCTACTTCTAAAAGTAGTACTGTTTCCCTATATAAGGTGAGAGGATATAAGGGAAACATAGGCTTTATAAGTCCAATGAGCTGTAAATTTTGTAAAGATTGCAATAGACTAAGACTTACGTCTATAGGAGATTTAAAACCATGTCTTCACTCGGACAAAGTTATAAATTTAAAACACTGCTTAAATGACGAAAAACTCCTTTTAGAAGAATTAAAACGAGGAATACTAGGAAAACCCGAGGAGCACAATATGAGTTCTAAACACAAAAGTGAAAGTGAGAAGATGATGTATCAAATAGGTGGTTGA
- a CDS encoding spore coat protein translates to MAITLSNKERMLLEDEKSHESMCIQKYTNYANQTNDSQLKQLFINNASVEQEHLNSINCILGGEVPNLNSNQGTSKMNTSGIASPSMSPVGMCEVRDEDMCKDMLMAEKYISGVYNVAIFEFRDTNVRNVLNHIQKEEQQHGESIYKYMESKGMYKIQ, encoded by the coding sequence ATGGCAATAACTTTAAGCAATAAAGAAAGAATGCTTTTAGAAGATGAAAAAAGTCATGAATCCATGTGTATACAAAAATATACAAACTATGCTAATCAAACAAATGATTCACAGTTGAAACAGCTATTTATAAATAATGCATCAGTTGAGCAAGAGCATTTAAATTCTATTAACTGTATTTTGGGCGGTGAGGTACCTAATTTAAACAGTAATCAAGGTACAAGCAAAATGAATACATCAGGTATAGCTAGCCCGTCTATGTCACCTGTAGGTATGTGTGAAGTACGTGACGAGGATATGTGTAAGGATATGCTTATGGCAGAAAAATATATTTCAGGAGTTTATAATGTAGCCATATTTGAATTTAGAGATACGAATGTCCGAAATGTATTAAACCATATACAAAAAGAAGAACAGCAGCATGGGGAATCCATTTATAAATATATGGAAAGCAAAGGTATGTATAAAATTCAGTAA
- a CDS encoding spore coat associated protein CotJA, which yields MYSKFVPHVNSRSMPSAGFPHNSGKKLARAYVPMQPYIGLLPLNMALKKGTIFPNLVMPFPENED from the coding sequence GTGTATTCAAAATTTGTTCCACATGTGAACTCAAGATCAATGCCATCTGCTGGCTTTCCTCATAATTCAGGTAAAAAATTAGCAAGGGCTTACGTTCCTATGCAGCCTTATATTGGACTGCTTCCTTTAAATATGGCATTAAAAAAAGGTACCATATTTCCAAATTTAGTTATGCCTTTCCCTGAAAACGAAGATTAA
- a CDS encoding spore coat protein CotJB, with translation MNDRKKLLDEIRQLEFATVDLNLYLDNFPDNKKALSDYNMFTNQLIRLKRNYEDRFGILTNFGYSESQFPWTWINEPWPWECGE, from the coding sequence ATGAATGATCGTAAAAAACTACTAGATGAAATTCGCCAGCTTGAATTTGCCACAGTAGATTTAAATTTGTATCTAGATAATTTTCCTGATAACAAGAAAGCTCTGTCTGATTACAATATGTTCACAAATCAACTCATCCGTTTAAAAAGAAACTATGAAGACAGATTTGGTATTTTAACTAACTTTGGATATTCCGAGAGCCAGTTTCCATGGACTTGGATAAACGAACCCTGGCCTTGGGAATGTGGAGAATAG